attataaaacaaaaagttcaatatataaatataaacatcttatgaacttttttttagataaatataaattaaataatagtaaGTTAGCAGCAATAGTCGAGAATTCTTGCGGACAAGCAGAAAATTCTATAACATATGgaaattttttcaaaaaggTATTATCGTTTAGTCATTCTTTGAATACATATAATGGTACTGGTGTTccagaaaaaatatataatgaagaaaagaaTAATGGGAAATTTCGATTATTAGGTTTATATGGTAATAATTCAACTAACTGGTTAATTACCGATTTTGCTTGTATGATGAGTGGCGTTACAACATTAGTAATTCAGTCGAAATTTAGTATAGATAtaattatagatatattaaatagttCAAAATTAGAATGGTTATGTTTAGATTTAGATTTGATTGAAGGATTATTGTGTCGTAAAAATGAATTGCCATATTTGAAAAAGCTCATAATCCTAGATAACCTATCTAAACGTAGTGAAAAAATAAACtcagaaaatgaagaaaaaagtaATGGTTCAAGAAAAAGTAGTAATAAAGCCAATTATAATGAATCTGGTAAGGGAGAAGATACCATTTTGGCTTCCTTAGAATAtgataaggaaaaaatagaaaagatTAGTGCATTAAAAAAACAAGCTAATAAGGTTGGTGTAAGTATTATCTTATTTGATAATATGATAGAGAAAGAAGTGACCAATGTTACAATTCAAAACGAAGATCCTAATTTTATTTCCTCCATTGTGTATACATCTGGAACTTCAGGAAAACCAAAAGGTGTTATGTTAAGCAATAAGAATTTCTATAATAGTGTAATACCATTATGtgatcataatataataaaagaatatcaTATCAAAACACACTTATCTTATTTACCGATGTCTCATGTATATGAAAGAATTCTTGTTTTAACGGGATTATTATTGGgtgtaaaaattaatatatggaGTAGAGATATTAAATATCTGAATAGTGATATATGTAATTCTAATAGTGAAATAATATTTGGGGTACCTAAGGTTTTTAGTAGAATGTATACTAATATTATGACAGAAGTAAATAACTTAACAGGTTACAAGAAATTTATAGCAAAACAAGCTATAAATTTACGTAAAGGAAATAATGATGGAGCTTTTAGTAAAGTTGTTGAAGGTATTACATCTGTATCAAGTAAAATTAAAGATGTGATTAATCCGAATATGCGTGCTATTGTAAATGGTGGAGGAAAATTATGTCCAAATATTGCTAATGAGTTAGGTGTTTTACTAAATGTTAAATATTATCAGGGGTATGGTTTAACCGAGCTTACTGGTCCTGCTTTTATTCAAGATGTAGAAGATGATAACACTGAAAGTATGGGAGTACCTATTTCTCCTAgtacaaaatataaagtaAGAACAtgggaaatatataaagcaACTGATACATTACCAAAAGGagaattattaattaaaagtGATTCTATGTTTAGTGGATACTTTTTAGAAAAGGAATGTACACAAAATTCCTTCACAAATGATGGTTATTTTAAAACTGGAGATATAGTACAAATTAATGATAATGGTTCTGTAACATTTTTAGATAGATCAAAGGGTTTGGTTAAATTATCACAAGGAGAATACATAGAAACTGATATGTTAAATAATCTGTATTCACAAATTCCATTTGTTAATTTTTGTGTCGTATATGGTGATGATTCTATGGATGGACCATTGGGAATAATATCTGTGGATAAATCTTTACTTTTTACAAGTTTaaagaatgataatatgtTAGAAAAAACTGGAATTACTGAAAAGAATTATTCACAAAAATTAATTGATGAAACATTAAAtgagaatatttatattgattatgtaaagaagaaaatgatggagatttataaaaaaactaatttaaatagatataatgttattaatgacatatatttaacatCAAAACAATGGGACACGAATAATTACCTTACTCcaacattaaaaataaaaagattcAATGTATTTAaagatttttctttttatatagatGTAGTTAAACAGAAATATgtagataaattaaaaggaaataataGTGGTAGTGTGAATAATGGAAAAAAAGacgaaaaaaaagaagataaagattcaaaaaaattatcaaatgAGTCAATTTCAAAAGGAAATCAGAATGATATGAGAAAACATGAAAACGatgttgaaaataaaaaggtcAAATTAAGAGTTACAAATAATACGCAAGAACAAGAaaggaataaataaaaaaaaaaaaaaaaaaaaaaatacacaaaattagatacaaatatatattgtaaaataataatacaataaaagaagacatataatatatatatatatatatatatatatatattaatatgtatgttaaaattatatttgtatttaattataatattcttttgtataaatatatgtttgtagcttttttttttttttttttttttgcaaataatgttaaatatatttatgagaAATTCTCTATTATCTTGTTATCAAggttatatatgaattatatgttgttttattttacattatatattgtttttttttggtgtgttgaaaaaaaaatttgaattttgtttttaatataaatattattgtacattatgtatcatatatagggaataaaaaaatattttttcaatgtattccttattatgtatatttaattacaatatacaattttataatttggataaacatttttacatattcatgatttattattttttgtattatttcatttaacagggaaacaaatatatatatagatatatatatatatatatatatatttttgatatattttaaatttctatatttttaatgttatttttaaaacaattatttattttaagaatatataaaattaatatttactaatataatattatatatgttttatttatttatttaaaaatatataaatggtcAAATTTTAAGTTCAAAAGAAACATATGTTCGtgtaaaaacaaatatacaaaaaaaaaaaaaaaaaaattaaaaagaacagaattgatatatataataataatgatttaaaataattttattaaaaatataatcaaaaaaaaaaaaaaaaaaaaaaataataaatgaaaattaatactttaatatatttcccagttttaaaaattttattttaatatttgattaaaatataatgtgtattttaataatattaaatgtaaatatatttataaggtatattgaaaaatatgCATGCAAATGTCATTTTGTAGttttgtcatatatatatatatatatatatatatatatatatatatatatatatatatagaccATATTagtttaatttaaataaaatgaaattagTTCTTTAAAGAAATAGATAAAAGAAGCATATTATCAAATacgaatttatattttaaaaacctaaaagaaaaattataaaacgtTAAGCTATTTTATCACTTTAAgtgataatttatatatttttgttatgacaataataaacaaaattatcCATTTaggatatatatacattttattagtaaaaaatgtattattatacatatgattattttcaaaattattttgttaataataattgaaGAAAAACAATATTTATTGGTGTATAAGTGTgaaatacattattatttattattatttttttttctttaaaataaatgaaaaaatatatataataaaatattttcgcTTGATTGAttacaattttatatatattttgttataaaacataatatttttgatgatttgtttttctatattatgatgtgaaatatattttattaataataaaaaaaaaaggataaaatattgaaaatataatgcTTAATATTTAAGTTTGTGTTATCGGTTTAATCATTGAAATTAATTTGTTTTGATATAATTTATGTtcctaattttaataaatggatattaatatatatatatatattatatttattcttttaaaatattataaaaacatataaaagtttaaaaataagaaatatgttataatataaaggtatatataaataatcatgtatttgaaatatttataaaggatatatatatatatgtatatatatatatg
This is a stretch of genomic DNA from Plasmodium sp. gorilla clade G2 genome assembly, contig: PADLG01_00_22, whole genome shotgun sequence. It encodes these proteins:
- a CDS encoding acyl-CoA synthetase, putative → MNVMVSLFMLFLYFFCLLLFYFQHNNGKNNFTEICKSVENKNESSVYCMKNYKTKSSIYKYKHLMNFFLDKYKLNNSKLAAIVENSCGQAENSITYGNFFKKVLSFSHSLNTYNGTGVPEKIYNEEKNNGKFRLLGLYGNNSTNWLITDFACMMSGVTTLVIQSKFSIDIIIDILNSSKLEWLCLDLDLIEGLLCRKNELPYLKKLIILDNLSKRSEKINSENEEKSNGSRKSSNKANYNESGKGEDTILASLEYDKEKIEKISALKKQANKVGVSIILFDNMIEKEVTNVTIQNEDPNFISSIVYTSGTSGKPKGVMLSNKNFYNSVIPLCDHNIIKEYHIKTHLSYLPMSHVYERILVLTGLLLGVKINIWSRDIKYLNSDICNSNSEIIFGVPKVFSRMYTNIMTEVNNLTGYKKFIAKQAINLRKGNNDGAFSKVVEGITSVSSKIKDVINPNMRAIVNGGGKLCPNIANELGVLLNVKYYQGYGLTELTGPAFIQDVEDDNTESMGVPISPSTKYKVRTWEIYKATDTLPKGELLIKSDSMFSGYFLEKECTQNSFTNDGYFKTGDIVQINDNGSVTFLDRSKGLVKLSQGEYIETDMLNNLYSQIPFVNFCVVYGDDSMDGPLGIISVDKSLLFTSLKNDNMLEKTGITEKNYSQKLIDETLNENIYIDYVKKKMMEIYKKTNLNRYNVINDIYLTSKQWDTNNYLTPTLKIKRFNVFKDFSFYIDVVKQKYVDKLKGNNSGSVNNGKKDEKKEDKDSKKLSNESISKGNQNDMRKHENDVENKKVKLRVTNNTQEQERNK